A window from Pararge aegeria chromosome 6, ilParAegt1.1, whole genome shotgun sequence encodes these proteins:
- the LOC120624368 gene encoding mitochondrial Rho GTPase isoform X2 — protein MVFESIPRTVRIILLGEPGVGKTSLILSLVTEEFAENVPPKAEEITIPADVTPEQVPTNIIDICLTEQTLEQVAEEIEKAHVICIVFSVDRQETLNRIASYWLPFVRDNCPEDYRKPVILVGNKIDLIDYSVVDNIWDIAEEYPEVDRCIECSAKTLTNVSEMFYNAQKAVLHPVYPIYSIEEQELTERCKKALTRIFKICDIDGDGLLDDYEITIFQKKCFDTPLQLQVLDEVKSVIAQNIAGGIENECITMKGFIFLHCLFIQRGRNETTWTVLRKFGYDESLELTHNYLYANIKVPIGCTSELSYKGQQFLTQLFEKYDKDRDGMLNPTELKNVFSCCPRIPWHNLRYTVPTNEKGYVTPQGWMCRWTLMTLLDLQSTSAYLAYLGYNFIENDTQKSAIHITRDKKVDIAKKQSSRNVYQCHIIGPRSCGKTSICRSFLGIAHKKIKPHSHERGDGSSTESNCCINTVLVYGQEKYLVLKEIPITRVSDPLQPHEVNCDVACLVYDVTASRSFEYIARIYIKYFAESHIPVLIVGTKGDHLITRQEYILQPEVFCNKYQLLAPQSFNIKENKHDVFVKLATMAAFPQFQAAWILFSKHRHLKHFASFAGDNSSWWKAGIGVAAATIAGLVLIKLLNIKTR, from the exons ATGGTGTTTGAATCTATTCCCCGTACAGTTAGAATAATTTTGTTGGGAGAGCCAGGTGTTGGAAAAACTTCATTAATACTTTCACTAGTGACCGAAGAGTTTGCTGAAAATGTGCCGCCAAAGGCTGAAGAAATTACAATTCCCGCTGATGTTACGCCGGAACAAGTCCCGACTAACATCATCGATATATGCT TAACTGAACAGACCTTAGAACAAGTTGCTGAAGAAATTGAAAAAGCTCATGtaatatgtatagttttttcaGTAGACAGACAGGAAACTTTAAACAGAATTGCTTCATACTGGCTTCCATTTGTAAGGGATAACTGTCCAGAAGATTATAGGAAGCCTGTAATTCTTGTTggaaataaaatagatttaatcGACTACTCTGTTGTTGAT aACATTTGGGATATTGCTGAGGAGTATCCAGAGGTGGACAGATGTATAGAATGTTCTGCAAAAACACTTACAAATGTTTCAGAAATGTTTTATAATGCACAGAAAGCAGTATTGCATCCTGTTTATCCCATATACTCTATCGAGGAACAAGAG CTGACTGAAAGGTGCAAAAAGGCTCTTACAAggatatttaaaatttgtgataTAGATGGTGATGGTCTATTGGATGATTATGAAATAACTATTTTTCAGAAGAAGTGTTTTGACACTCCATTACAATTGCAG GTTTTAGATGAAGTAAAATCTGTAATTGCACAAAATATTGCTGGAGGCATAGAAAATGAATGCATAACAATGAAGGGTTTCATATTCTTGCATTGCCTTTTTATACAAAGAGGACGAAATGAGACTACATGGACAGTTCTGCGCAAATTTGGATATGATGAGAGTTTGGAGTTAACACACAATTATCTATATGCTAA CATTAAGGTACCCATTGGGTGTACGTCAGAGCTGTCATATAAAGGTCAACAATTTTTGACACAGTTATTCGAAAAGTATGACAAGGATAGAGATGGAATGTTAAATCCAActgaattgaaaaatgttttctcATGTTGCCCTCGCATACCGTGGCATAATTTACGCTACACAGTTCCAACTAAcgaaaag GGATATGTAACTCCTCAGGGTTGGATGTGTCGGTGGACTCTCATGACATTACTAGACTTGCAGAGCACAAGCGCTTATTTAGCATATTTAGGGtacaattttattgaaaacgaCACACAAAAATCAGCAATACACA TTACCAGAGACAAAAAAGTTGATATTGCTAAAAAGCAATCTAGTAGAAATGTGTACCAATGCCATATTATTGGACCACGATCATGCGGGAAAACTTCTATATGCAGGAGTTTCTTAGGCATAGCACACAAG AAAATTAAACCACATTCCCACGAGCGTGGAGACGGCAGCAGTACGGAGAGCAACTGTTGCATAAACACAGTGCTAGTGTACGGGCAGGAGAAATACTTAGTTCTAAAGGAGATACCCATTACCCGCGTTTCGGACCCTCTGCAGCCACACGAGGTCAACTGCGACGTGGCGTGTCTGGTGTATGACGTCACTGCCAGTAGGTCATTTGAATACATCGCCCGAATATATATT aaatatttCGCCGAAAGTCACATTCCTGTGTTAATTGTGGGAACAAAGGGTGATCATTTGATCACCAGACAGGAATACATTTTGCAGCCTGAAGTATTCTGCAATAAGTATCAACTGCTAGCACCGCAGAGCTTTAATATCAAGGAGAATAAACACGACGTTTTCGTGAAGTTAGCGACTATGGCTGCATTTCC TCAATTTCAAGCAGCATGGATTTTGTTCAGCAAACACAG ACACCTGAAGCACTTCGCAAGCTTCGCTGGCGACAACTCCTCGTGGTGGAAGGCAGGCATCGGTGTCGCTGCCGCCACCATTGCGGGACTTGTGCTCATCAAGCTGTTGAACATCAAGACACGATAG
- the LOC120624368 gene encoding mitochondrial Rho GTPase isoform X1 gives MVFESIPRTVRIILLGEPGVGKTSLILSLVTEEFAENVPPKAEEITIPADVTPEQVPTNIIDICLTEQTLEQVAEEIEKAHVICIVFSVDRQETLNRIASYWLPFVRDNCPEDYRKPVILVGNKIDLIDYSVVDNIWDIAEEYPEVDRCIECSAKTLTNVSEMFYNAQKAVLHPVYPIYSIEEQELTERCKKALTRIFKICDIDGDGLLDDYEITIFQKKCFDTPLQLQVLDEVKSVIAQNIAGGIENECITMKGFIFLHCLFIQRGRNETTWTVLRKFGYDESLELTHNYLYANIKVPIGCTSELSYKGQQFLTQLFEKYDKDRDGMLNPTELKNVFSCCPRIPWHNLRYTVPTNEKGYVTPQGWMCRWTLMTLLDLQSTSAYLAYLGYNFIENDTQKSAIHITRDKKVDIAKKQSSRNVYQCHIIGPRSCGKTSICRSFLGIAHKKIKPHSHERGDGSSTESNCCINTVLVYGQEKYLVLKEIPITRVSDPLQPHEVNCDVACLVYDVTASRSFEYIARIYIKYFAESHIPVLIVGTKGDHLITRQEYILQPEVFCNKYQLLAPQSFNIKENKHDVFVKLATMAAFPHLKHFASFAGDNSSWWKAGIGVAAATIAGLVLIKLLNIKTR, from the exons ATGGTGTTTGAATCTATTCCCCGTACAGTTAGAATAATTTTGTTGGGAGAGCCAGGTGTTGGAAAAACTTCATTAATACTTTCACTAGTGACCGAAGAGTTTGCTGAAAATGTGCCGCCAAAGGCTGAAGAAATTACAATTCCCGCTGATGTTACGCCGGAACAAGTCCCGACTAACATCATCGATATATGCT TAACTGAACAGACCTTAGAACAAGTTGCTGAAGAAATTGAAAAAGCTCATGtaatatgtatagttttttcaGTAGACAGACAGGAAACTTTAAACAGAATTGCTTCATACTGGCTTCCATTTGTAAGGGATAACTGTCCAGAAGATTATAGGAAGCCTGTAATTCTTGTTggaaataaaatagatttaatcGACTACTCTGTTGTTGAT aACATTTGGGATATTGCTGAGGAGTATCCAGAGGTGGACAGATGTATAGAATGTTCTGCAAAAACACTTACAAATGTTTCAGAAATGTTTTATAATGCACAGAAAGCAGTATTGCATCCTGTTTATCCCATATACTCTATCGAGGAACAAGAG CTGACTGAAAGGTGCAAAAAGGCTCTTACAAggatatttaaaatttgtgataTAGATGGTGATGGTCTATTGGATGATTATGAAATAACTATTTTTCAGAAGAAGTGTTTTGACACTCCATTACAATTGCAG GTTTTAGATGAAGTAAAATCTGTAATTGCACAAAATATTGCTGGAGGCATAGAAAATGAATGCATAACAATGAAGGGTTTCATATTCTTGCATTGCCTTTTTATACAAAGAGGACGAAATGAGACTACATGGACAGTTCTGCGCAAATTTGGATATGATGAGAGTTTGGAGTTAACACACAATTATCTATATGCTAA CATTAAGGTACCCATTGGGTGTACGTCAGAGCTGTCATATAAAGGTCAACAATTTTTGACACAGTTATTCGAAAAGTATGACAAGGATAGAGATGGAATGTTAAATCCAActgaattgaaaaatgttttctcATGTTGCCCTCGCATACCGTGGCATAATTTACGCTACACAGTTCCAACTAAcgaaaag GGATATGTAACTCCTCAGGGTTGGATGTGTCGGTGGACTCTCATGACATTACTAGACTTGCAGAGCACAAGCGCTTATTTAGCATATTTAGGGtacaattttattgaaaacgaCACACAAAAATCAGCAATACACA TTACCAGAGACAAAAAAGTTGATATTGCTAAAAAGCAATCTAGTAGAAATGTGTACCAATGCCATATTATTGGACCACGATCATGCGGGAAAACTTCTATATGCAGGAGTTTCTTAGGCATAGCACACAAG AAAATTAAACCACATTCCCACGAGCGTGGAGACGGCAGCAGTACGGAGAGCAACTGTTGCATAAACACAGTGCTAGTGTACGGGCAGGAGAAATACTTAGTTCTAAAGGAGATACCCATTACCCGCGTTTCGGACCCTCTGCAGCCACACGAGGTCAACTGCGACGTGGCGTGTCTGGTGTATGACGTCACTGCCAGTAGGTCATTTGAATACATCGCCCGAATATATATT aaatatttCGCCGAAAGTCACATTCCTGTGTTAATTGTGGGAACAAAGGGTGATCATTTGATCACCAGACAGGAATACATTTTGCAGCCTGAAGTATTCTGCAATAAGTATCAACTGCTAGCACCGCAGAGCTTTAATATCAAGGAGAATAAACACGACGTTTTCGTGAAGTTAGCGACTATGGCTGCATTTCC ACACCTGAAGCACTTCGCAAGCTTCGCTGGCGACAACTCCTCGTGGTGGAAGGCAGGCATCGGTGTCGCTGCCGCCACCATTGCGGGACTTGTGCTCATCAAGCTGTTGAACATCAAGACACGATAG
- the LOC120624466 gene encoding DNA-directed RNA polymerase III subunit RPC2, producing MLEKNMGELNNKHTEWESAKGLRDPIKALEDKWKLVPSFLQIKGLVKQHIDSFNYFINVEIKKIVQANEKVFCDSDPLFYIKYLNAYVGTPDLEEGFNVSKPTTPHECRLRDMTYSAPITVDIEYIRGNQRVIKNKQLIGRMPLMLRSSNCVLTNKSDFELAQLNECPHDPGGYFIIRGQEKVILIQEQLSRNRMIVDEFKGAVQCQVTSSTHEKKTRTNVIVKNGKYVLRHNALSDDIPIAIAFKAMGICSDQEIMLLVGTEDIVVKKMAPCIIDCHNLKIFTQNQALTYIGAKLKVKRFQTANAKFRTPIDEARDLLATTILAHVTVENYNFYVKAIYLAIMVKRVIEAENNKATIDDPDYYGNKRLELAGSLLALMFEDLFKRFNWELKSIADKIIPKVKAAPFDVVKHMRPDLIANGLFTAISSGNWTIKRFKMERHGVTQVLSRLSYISALGMMTRVNSQFEKTRKVSGPRSLQPSQWGMLCPSDTPEGEACGLVKNLALMTHITTESSEEPIARLACNAGVEDVRLLGGEEINHPAVYLVFLNGNILGVTRHYKKLIKIFRMFRRRGLISAFVSIYPNHNQRTVYICSDGGRLCRPYIIVEKGFPLVQQAHINELNRGIRKFQDFLSDGLIEYLDVNEENDSHIATVEVEIDPYVTTHLEIEPFTILGVCAGLVPYPHHNQSPRNTYQCAMGKQAMGTIGYNQKNRIDTLMYNLVYPQCPMVKTKTIELTNFDKLPAGQNATVAVMSYSGYDIEDALILNRASIDRGYGRCLVYKSAKTTMKRYSNQTSDRILGPSRDANTGKIIKAHEILDTDGIAAPGEMVENRQVLINKQMPPATLNPISQGQPQQIDYKDVPITYKGPVESYIEKVMVSSNSEDAFLIKILLRQTRVPEIGDKFSSRHGQKGVTGLIVQQEDMPFNDRGICPDMIMNPHGFPSRMTVGKTIELLAGKAGLMEGKFHYGTAFGGSKVRDVCKELEKHGYNYHGKDIFYSGLTGEPLEAYIYSGPVYYQKLKHMVQDKMHARARGPRAVLTRQPTEGRSRDGGLRLGEMERDCLIGYGASMLLMERLMLASDAFIANICGTCGRLASRAWCHACRSSAAVSAVEMPYACKLLFQELASMNIVPKLTLKKYC from the exons atgcttgaaaaaaatatgggggaattaaataataaacacacagaaTGGGAGTCGGCAAAAGGTTTGAGAGACCCAATAAAAGCTTTAGAG GACAAATGGAAACTTGTTCCATCATTTCTTCAAATAAAAGGATTGGTTAAGCAACACATTGACtccttcaattattttattaatgttgaaATCAAGAAAATTGTTCAAGCTAATGAGAAAGTGTTTTGTGATTCTGATCCGTTgttttatatcaaatatttaaatgcatatGTGGGAACACCAGATTTAGAGGAaggttttaatgtatctaaGCCCACAACCCCTCATGAGTGTAGACTAAGGGACATGACATACTCTGCACCAATCACAGTGGACATTGAATATATCCGAGGCAATCAAAGGGTTATCAAAAATAAACAGCTAATTGGAAG GATGCCACTAATGCTAAGATCTTCAAATTGTGTCCTGACAAACAAATCAGATTTTGAACTAGCTCAACTAAATGAATGCCCGCATGATCCTGGTggctattttattataagag GTCAAGAAAAAGTTATATTGATTCAAGAGCAGCTCTCAAGAAATCGAATGATTGTGGATGAATTCAAGGGAGCGGTGCAGTGTCAAGTAACTAGTTCTACACACGAAAAGAAAACTAGGACAAATGTTATTGtgaaaaatggaaaatatgTACTTAGACATAATGCACTGTCTGAT GATATACCAATAGCAATAGCATTTAAAGCCATGGGTATTTGCAGTGACCAAGAAATAATGCTGCTTGTGGGCACTGAGGATATAGTTGTAAAGAAAATGGCGCCGTGCATTATAGATTgtcacaacttaaaaattttcacTCAAAATCAAGCACTTACTTATATTGGAGCTAAACTGAAGGTTAAACG gttTCAGACAGCCAATGCAAAATTTCGAACTCCCATTGACGAGGCTAGAGATCTGTTAGCGACAACTATCCTCGCTCATGTGACTGTAGAGAATTACAACTTTTACGTCAAAGCCATCTATTTGGCTATCATGGTAAAGAGAGTAATAGAAGCTGAAAACAATAAGGCTACTATAGACGACCCGGATTACTACGGTAACAAAAGACTGGAATTAGCAGGGTCATTGTTAGCTCTCATGTttgaagatttatttaaaagattcaATTGGGAGTTGAAATCGATAGCTGATAAAATAATACCAAAAGTGAAAGCCGCGCCGTTTGACGTTGTAAAACATATGAGACCGGACTTGATAGCTAACGGCCTGTTTACAGCCATTTCTAGT ggAAATTGGACAATCAAGAGATTTAAAATGGAAAGGCACGGTGTTACACAAGTTCTGAGTCGCCTCAGTTATATATCGGCTTTGGGTATGATGACCAGGGTAAATTCGCAGTTCGAAAAGACTAGGAAAGTGTCTGGGCCTCGATCTTTGCAGCCGTCGCAGTGGGGAATGCTCTGTCCTTCCGATACCCCTGAGGGAGAGGCTTGCGGTCTAGTAAAGAATTTAGCCCTCATGACGCATATAACAACAGAAAGTTCCGAAGAGCCCATCGCAAGGTTGGCTTGTAACGCAGGCGTAGAAGACGTCAGGCTTTTAGGTGGTGAAGAAATCAACCACCCTGCTGTTTATTTAGTGTTCCTTAATG GTAACATACTAGGTGTAACCAGGCATTACAAAAAGTTAATCAAAATTTTCAGAATGTTTCGTCGTCGTGGACTTATATCTGCGTTTGTGTCTATCTATCCGAATCACAATCAGCGAACAGTATACATTTGTAGCGACGGCGGTAGACTTTGTCGGCCGTATATTATCGTGGAGAAGGGCTTCCCATTAGTGCAGCAGGCTCATATAAACGAGCTGAACAGAGGTATAAGAAAGTTTCAAGATTTTCTCTCAGATGGTTTGATTGAATATTTGGATGTGAATGAGGAGAACGACAGCCATATAGCGACAGTTGAGGTTGAGATAGACCCTTATGTCACCACACATCTGGAAATAGAACCCTTCACAATTTTGGGTGTATGTGCAGGACTCGTACCATATCCACATCATAACCAAAGTCCGAGAAACACATATCAGTGTGCTATGGGTAAACAAGCTATGG GTACTATCGGTTACAAccaaaagaatagaatagacaCGTTGATGTACAATTTAGTTTACCCACAATGTCCAATGGTTAAAACGAAGACGATAGAGCTGACAAATTTCGATAAATTGCCAGCTGGTCAAAATGCAACAGTCGCAGTGATGAGCTACAGCGGTTACGATATTGAAGACGCACTGATTTTAAATAGAGCATCCATTGATCGGGGTTATGGTAGATGTTTAGTTTACAAAAGTGCCAAGACTACTATGAAACGGTATAGTAATCAGACTTCTGATCGAATCTTGGGCCCATCTAGAGACGCTAACACGGGAAAGATTATCAAAGCACACGAAATTTTAGATACTGATGGTATAGCTGCTCCTGGTGAAATGGTTGAAAATCGACAAGTGCTGATTAACAAGCAAATGCCGCCAGCAACATTAAACCCGATCAGTCAAGGGCAACCACAACAAATAGATTATAAAGATGTACCAATAACTTATAAAGGTCCAGTGGAGTCTTATATCGAAAAAGTAATGGTTTCTTCCAATTCGGAAGACGCGTTTCTTATCAAAATCTTATTGCGTCAGACAAGAGTTCCCGAGATCGGTGACAAGTTCAGTTCCCGACACGGTCAGAAAGGGGTGACGGGTTTAATAGTGCAACAAGAGGATATGCCGTTTAACGACCGGGGTATATGTCCAGATATGATCATGAATCCCCACGGATTTCCATCAAGAATGACAGTTGGGAAAACAATTGAGCTTCTAGCTGGTAAGGCGGGATTGATGGAAGGCAAATTTCATTACG GTACGGCATTCGGCGGATCCAAAGTTCGGGACGTTTGCAAAGAATTAGAGAAGCACGGTTACAATTACCACGGAAAGGATATTTTCTACTCTGGCCTGACGGGCGAGCCTTTGGAGGCATACATCTACTCCGGGCCGGTATACTATCAGAAGCTGAAGCACATGGTGCAGGACAAGATGCATGCGCGGGCAAGAGGTCCACGGGCGGTGCTGACCCGACAACCCACAGAGGGGAGGTCTCGGGACGGCGGACTGCGTCTTGGAGAAATGGAGCGCGACTGCCTCATTGGTTACGGGGCTAG CATGCTGCTCATGGAACGTCTGATGCTCGCGTCGGACGCTTTCATCGCCAACATATGCGGCACGTGTGGGCGTCTGGCGAGCCGTGCGTGGTGCCACGCCTGCCGCTCCTCAGCCGCCGTGTCCGCTGTGGAGATGCCCTACGCTTGCAAGCTGCTCTTCCAGGAGCTTGCCTCAATGAACATAGTACCTAAGCTTACCCTCAAGAAGTATTGTTAA